From Lewinellaceae bacterium:
GCGTAGCGGCGGTCGTGGCCCGGGCGGTCTTTGACGAAAGTGATCAGCGCCCGGGAAGCGCCTGCCGGGCGGCCCAGCAGCTCGTCGACGACATCGCAGAGTTGCTGCACCAAATCTATGTTTTTCCACTCGTTGTTGCCGCCGATGTTGTAAGTCTCTCCCACCCTGCCTTTGTGGTAGATCAGATCGATGGCGGCCGCATGGTCTTCCACCCACAGCCAGTCGCGGGTGTACTGGCCGTCGCCGTACACCGGCAGGGGCTGCTCGTTGCGGATGTTGTTGATCATCAAAGGCAGGAGTTTTTCGGGAAACTGGTAAGGGCCGTAGTTGTTGGAACAGTTGGAAAGGACAACCGGCAGGCCGTAGGTATGATAATAAGCCCGCACCAGATGGTCAGAACTGGCCTTGGAAGCCGAATAGGGCGAGCGCGGGTCGTAGGGCGTTTTTTCGGTGAAATACCCCGTATCGCCCAGGCTGCCGTATACCTCGTCGGTGGAGATGTGGTAAAAGCGCTTGCCCGCCGCATCCTTCCAGTGGTGGCGGGCGGCATTCAGCAAAACCACCGTACCCACTATATTGGTCTCGATAAAGCTCATGGGGCTGGCAATGGAACGGTCGACGTGCGACTCGGCCGCCAGGTGAATAACGCCGTCGAACTGCAATTCCGCAAAAAGCTGCTGCATCTGGGCCTCATCCGTGATGTCTCCTTTGACGAAGGTATAGTTGGGGCTGTCCTCTACGTCTTTGAGGTTTTCCAGGTTGCCGGCGTAGGTCAGCTTGTCCAGGTTGACGATGTGATATGCCGGGTATTTGTTTACCATCCGCCGCACCAGGTGAGAGCCGATAAAGCCGGCGCCGCCGGTAATGAGTATGGTCTGTTGAAATGCCATTTTCTTTATTTCTTTTCGGCCCCAAAGCTACGCAATGAAGCCGGAAGTGCGAAGCCGGAAGGCGGAATCGGAGCCGGAATGAGCGCCAAAGGCCTGTTTTTACTTCGTCAGTCGCTTCGCTCGTGTCCGATTTGGCACTTAAACGAGGCCTCCGAGGGGTATTCCCCAAAACGCCCAAAGTCCAAAAATTCCTTACATTTGCAGAAATTCATAAAGCTATGCGAAACCTACTTGTATTTGTGCTCCTGGGTTGCCTCCCGCTATTCCTTTGGGGGCAGCAAACCGGCAAATACGCGCTCAACAAGGGCAACGCCCTTTTGCTCAAGATCAGCTAC
This genomic window contains:
- the rfbB gene encoding dTDP-glucose 4,6-dehydratase; the protein is MAFQQTILITGGAGFIGSHLVRRMVNKYPAYHIVNLDKLTYAGNLENLKDVEDSPNYTFVKGDITDEAQMQQLFAELQFDGVIHLAAESHVDRSIASPMSFIETNIVGTVVLLNAARHHWKDAAGKRFYHISTDEVYGSLGDTGYFTEKTPYDPRSPYSASKASSDHLVRAYYHTYGLPVVLSNCSNNYGPYQFPEKLLPLMINNIRNEQPLPVYGDGQYTRDWLWVEDHAAAIDLIYHKGRVGETYNIGGNNEWKNIDLVQQLCDVVDELLGRPAGASRALITFVKDRPGHDRRYAIDASKIRLELGWEPTIRAAEGLRLAAGWYLNNTEWLERVTSGAYQQYYEEQYGGATGNHKM